The following coding sequences lie in one Sorghum bicolor cultivar BTx623 chromosome 6, Sorghum_bicolor_NCBIv3, whole genome shotgun sequence genomic window:
- the LOC110436338 gene encoding OTU domain-containing protein 5 codes for MTRIFVQRGTAGSSSSSGRSGSQPAQQPAAAAREEELPLQPQPQLPELLAIDDTTEHLNEGSENSSSSNKPLRTDDTISESSSSAEERAAREKPPKDDSNVINPTFLVEELIGLQIPDQIEHGDSVPSGTSSSQMAGAASHPPPPPAPPPKPLLGNNGLRRMGPGSSNSVRIGSSRRPVAWPPVVARTSASGSRPSSPRSLVDGEGYNSADEQGPCYPSSYDDSERERMFEHDLRRVKGLEIRKMAEDGNCLFRAVADQVYGDAEAYDMARQMCVDYMERERDHFSQFITESFTLYCKRKRRDKVYGNNVEIQAFAEMYNRPIHIYSYGAEPINIFQGSYNTDVPPIRLSYHHGNHYNSVVDPRRQTVGAGLGFSSLRGTNNVDRDQVKAAIKAQQDQQIENALLAEGRFYSDLELTEREIERMVMEASRSEYLAKEKKLNIRESSTSGAEPSSSAAISGSSRSVAGADRGSEDYFVLPDTVLTRSMQLLLAMGFSYIQVMEAYSIFGEDVDSMVCYLVETGGTGASAGGSNRRKGKAAE; via the exons CAGCCGGCAGCAGCTGCccgggaggaggagttgccgctGCAACCTCAGCCACAGCTGCCGGAGCTATTGGCCATAGATGATACAACTGAGCATTTAAATGAGGGCAGCGAGAACAGCAGTAGCAGCAATAAGCCGTTGAGGACGGATGACACCATTTCAGAGAGCTCGAGCTCTGCAGAGGAGAGGGCTGCCAGGGAGAAGCCTCCTAAGGATGACTCTAATGTAATCAACCCCACTTTCTTAGTAGAGGAACTGATAGGGCTCCAGATCCCTGATCAGATTGAACATGGAGATTCTGTGCCGTCAGGCACTAGTTCATCACAGATGGCGGGTGCAGCTTCACACCCGCCACCACCGCCAGCTCCACCTCCAAAACCATTGTTGGGGAATAATGGGTTGCGGAGAATGGGGCCTGGAAGTTCAAACAGTGTGCGGATTGGATCTTCAAGAAGGCCAGTAGCTTGGCCACCAGTGGTAGCCCGGACATCTGCTTCAGGTTCTCGGCCTTCTTCGCCTAGGTCACTCGTTGATGGTGAAGGTTACAATAGTGCTGATGAACAGGGCCCCTGTTACCCCTCGAGTTATGATGATTCG GAAAGGGAGCGTATGTTTGAGCATGACCTAAGGCGAGTGAAAGGGTTGGAAATCAGAAAGATGGCCGAAGACGGGAACTGTCTATTCAGAGCTGTTGCTGATCAAGTATATGGAGACGCAGAAGCTTATGACATGGCTAGgcagatgtgtgttgattatatg GAAAGGGAACGGGATCATTTCTCTCAGTTCATAACTGAAAGTTTTACATTATACTGTAAGAGGAAAAGGAGAGATAAG GTTTATGGCAACAATGTTGAGATCCAGGCATTTGCAGAGATGTACAATCGTCCCATTCACATATATTCCTACGGTGCAG AGCCCATTAATATTTTTCAAGGAAGCTATAACACAGACGTTCCTCCAATTAGGTTAAGTTACCATCATGGTAATCATTACAATTCAGTGGTTGATCCCCGCCGACAGACAGTTGGGGCAGGCCTTGGATTTAGCTCCCTTAGAGGG ACCAATAATGTTGACAGGGACCAGGTGAAGGCTGCAATAAAAGCTCAGCAAGACCAGCAAATTGAGAAT GCACTTTTGGCTGAAGGGCGATTCTACTCCGATCTGGAGTTAACAGAGAGGGAAATAGAACGGATGGTGATGGAGGCCTCGCGTTCAGAATATCTGGCCAAGGAGAAAAAGCTTAACATTAGGGAGTCATCGACATCAGGGGCAGAGCCATCGTCATCTGCCGCAA TTAGTGGTTCCTCCCGTTCAGTTGCTGGAGCAGATAGAGGCAGCGAGGACTACTTTGTGCTCCCAGACACTGTACTAACTCGCAGCATGCAGTTGCTCCTGGCAATGGGCTTCAGCTACATCCAGGTCATGGAGGCCTACAGCATATTCGGCGAGGACGTGGACTCCATGGTCTGCTACCTGGTGGAGACCGGAGGCACCGGAGCCTCAGCAGGTGGTAGCAATCGCCGGAAAGGAAAGGCTGCTGAGTGA